ttgctatataatatactgttatgattttattgtgattatattgagcatgtgatttgaattgtacaatacgatgtgagattattgtacgtgatttttaacattgagattgttaaaatgtgaattgtcttcggacctgatttttggtacaatatgatgtgagattattgtacgtgtttggcaagtcgaaacctagcctttggccgggcgaaagttacgatacagttagagctctagtctgtctgccttagtactgcatgtgaggtaacgggtggttatctgctcatgggtactcagattgtttggatgttgggtagcgggtggctatccaatatcggcggtgtattacgagaggggtaacagatgtgtaccagcgttcttggtacccgtattataaatgcatttgggtaaccagaagggttacttaattttctcatgagcgtttcatttcatattcctttgggacaaccagatgggctgtccattgactcatgagggcatttatatttgttgatttgtgatttttcgtatattttgatatgtgaattatattttgattttactcatacgagctataagcttaccgggtttgtgtttacaattccgATGCactaattcgatggtgtaggggataattccacaggtgctgattagtggagattgagtgacgactgcggaggctcgaagtcgttcgtatcctgcttgtggtgaggttttctagtgaggatttgtgtgtgagaattggtgtggttttaaTTGTGacagattgtgaggattattacattccatcttatgtaatgttaaatgataaatttgggttgtaataattggttttctgagttgtattgagaactcagtgatgatccgctgtgcactaaaatgatttcgatttcattgagattgtttttggtgttctaacgactttggagttttgagttttttttaaagctcgaaattttagggtcgttacagttggtatcagagcctaagtgtgtatttggcgattatcaatatcatccgggagcgatgatccgactgcaggcgggcacccatcacatgctcctcggtattgatatgtcgtcgagtacgcgagagtgttttaggagccataccttatggtttggtcctctagggagtatcgtgacgatacttcgatgatttaTCGTATTCTGAATGTCATGTTGATgtctattgaatctgttttagttgaattcgagacttcacaagtattgactaattgtttcgttgtttgaaggtgaataacgctgataagggccgagggcgggcgagaggccgaggtcgaggtagggccgcaggccgagtccgcaacgtggagaacctgtATGAGGAGGCAGCTCAACAGGAGGAGCAGgttgagccagctcctgcggttagagatgacggtcgagtgttgaagctgatcaaagatattagtgcactgtcagcgccgacctttcatggaggactagatcatatggtagctgaccattagatcgagggtatggagacttattttgagatgatagagtgcacagagagtgagaagagaaagatagctacattctttctcaaagGTGATGCACTagactggtggaagagcatgagacagactgtggatgtgtctacattcacatggggaggtttcaccaccatattccgagagaagtatttCCCAGCttcagtacaggaggacttatAGTTGGAGTTTCTAGCACTGgtgcagggagacatgacctaATTGACGCTCGATTTTCGcagctgtatcggtatgtcaggcctatgggtacgaccgctttagctcagaagtatctacgagggctgaaacaggagtacaagaccatgatatcaatCCTCTGCCTGACTACTAGGgagttgatatttgagagtgccatGAGCTTGGAGCAGGCTGATAAGACTCGAGCAGGAGATGTGGGAAGTAGGGATGCAaagggaaaaggcaaggcaatctgTACAGGTAGCGAGCACTCAGGACCGACaggtaggtcatggaagaggccaagaccccactatcaggttTCGGCAAGGGCGACACCCCTAGCTAACAGGGCTGCACCATTCAGACCTTTGGCAGGggtgaggtgttatggctgcaacgagatgggacattacgcctgagcatgtccgaaaccgaagagagcaggatgccaccggtgcgggcaagtCGGACACATAGctagagattgtacccgaccacttcagGGAAGGCAGGAACgaccgcagagacagctaccaacgggccaagctagagtgttcgtagttggtcagcgagacacaggggtggaaggtacattatcactttttgactaccttgctagagtactgtttgatacgggagcatcgcattcattcattgctagttcggtagtagagatgctaggattgattcctacacctcttggggacgccttatgtgtcacttcaccccttggagtgtcacttgagttagagacaatctgcaaagcttgtcctattttgattggaagtagagagttctctgcttcgttgattgtgattccggaccacacttatgatgtgatcttggggattgattggttgagaccacagcatgctgtgattgattgttttgacatggtggtgtcctttcatagacccggagagccagtgtttcgttatcgttgcctcaagtctgataacgccataagatcaggagttttggcacatatggagtcagtggatcagaaagtaactatcgcagacattgtggtagtatctgagtttggtgaagtgttccaagagataccagggctacctcctcgaagagtggtagatttctgcattgatgtggtACCTGGTACGGCACCTGTATCAAAGGCGccctatagaatggggcagaatgaacttaaggagttgaaggtgcagatcgatgagctattagaccaagggttcattagacctagtgtttcaccttggggagcaccggttttgttcgtgaagaagaaagatggttccctgcggttatgtgtagattacagagaactgaacaaggtgaccatcaagaataggtaccccttacctaggattgatgacttgttcgatcagctcaaaggtgctacggtgttctctaatattgatttgagatccggttatcatcagctcagagtgaaggaagaagatatatcgaagacagccttcaggacccggtatggacattatgagtttgttgtcatgccatttggtctaacgaatgcaccagcagtcttcatgagtttgatgaaccaagtatttagtccgTACTTGGAGGAGTTTgtggtggtgtttgtggatgacattctgatatactccaagagacgagaagaacatgtggtgcacctgagaacagtgttgcagaccttgaaggaggcgaggctgtatgccaagctagagaagtgtgagttctggaaagaagaggtcaaattccttggtcatgttgtctcaaaagatggagtactagtggacccatcaaaggtagaggaagtaaagaattggaatcgtccaaagaaccctacagagattcgtagtttcctcggtttggcaggttactaccggagttttatcgaggggttttctagtattgcatcttcattgaccaagttgaccaagaaaaatactccgttcgtgtggacggatacatgtgaggaagcattcaacaaGCTAAAGACCAGATTAACCACCGCCCCAGTGCTGATGATTCCAtcaagtggtggtggctatgtcatttatagtgatgcttcgctccaaggtttgggttgtgtgttaatgcagcatggaggagttgttgcttatggctcgagacagttgaagattcatgagaagaattatcctacacacgacctagagcttgcagCAGTTGTGTTTGCCATGAAGATTTGGaggcattacttgtatggagagaagtttcaactcttttcagatcacaagagtttgaagtacttgttctctcagaaggagctgaatctgaagcagaggagatggatggaactcctcaaggactatgacttcacattagagtaccacccggggaaggcaaatgtggtggccgatgcgTTGAGCAGAAAACCAAGAGGTGTGGTGGcctcacttatggtccaggaatggttcatgctcgaaactgcatcagagtttgatttagtaccatcgggaggagaaccaagggtcttccttggtagtgtcacggtgcaacccacattgatcacgaggatcatacagggtcaggcgcggGATAGACTCTCtcaagctaagttggcagatcttgtagttgatacgcttgatgagtgcccttctgagtggagagttggacccgatggagggttgaggtttgggccaagattgtgtgtcccagattgtgatgatcttcgggaggaggtccttcgtacggcacatcgttcacgttataccgttcatccaTGGAAcaacaagatgtacaaggacctttgcaggcaattctggtggaacggtatgaagaatgATGTAGCGGAGTTGGTATCGAAGTgtcttacatgtcagcaagggaaagcagaacatcaacgaccagctggcatgttgaaaccactgactattcctctttggaagtgggagcagatatctatggattttgtgaccggattacctagatcgaagaagggtcacaatgccatatgggtgattgtagatcggttgacgaagtcggctcattttctcccagtgtcgatgaagtactcagtggacgtgcttgggaaactatatgtggatgaggtagtgagacttcatggtgcccCAGTTTCTATTAtttctgatcgagatgcacgtttcacttcgaagttctggggtggtttgcagaaggcgatgggcactaccttggatatgagtacagcttttcaccctcagacggatggacagacagagagggtgaatcaggtgatggaagacatgttgagagcatgtgtgttggatttcaagggtagctgggaagaccatttgagattgattgagttttcctacaacaacagctaccattctagcattggcacgacaccttatgaggctctttatggtagaccatgtcgttcaccgatctgttgggccgaagttggtgatgaagcactgatgggtccggaggtggttcaggaaaccacggagaagatctcaatcattcgggatagaatccggaccgctcagagcagacagaagagctatgcggacttgaagaggagacatgtggaatttgagatcggtgatcatgtattcttgaaagtttcacctatgaggggtgtagtgagattcggcaagaagggaaagttggcaccgaggtacgttgggccctttgagatacttgagaaggtgggcgaactagcatatcgactagccttgtctactagcatgtcgggcgttcacaacgtcttccacatttccatgctgaggaagtatgtaccagatgagtcacatgtgattgatcatagcaccatcgaagtgaaggaaaatgccacatttgtggTTGAGCCAgttcgtattctggatagatccacaaagaagattcggaggagagaagttgaggTAGTCAAGGTGCtatggagtcaccatgatgagggtgatgcatcttgagagctagagtcagatatgatgactagatatccacagttgtttgttgagtgagcttgaatttcgggacgaaattcctttaaggggggtaggggtaataaccctaaatttcaaacaatatttgagtttgatttgaattctattaaattgtgaaatttaattagaatggatgtgattggttacgacgttatgaaacgagtaacggatacgttatcggaacgtttaattcgaaaaacgttacgtttccgaacgaatatatcgacttttattccgtcgctcgtttgtaaaaacttccttcacgaaagttgtagagctcgtcgatacgaattcgtgggtATGTGACGctttctaatcggacgatttatgtaaaagttattaacgtcggaagttagtttccgatttggaaactagtataaatagagtatttatgagattagggtttccataattggaaaaccctctctctctccaaacaTCCTcgtccctctttctctctcggttctctctctctccccgattcgcgcctccctccttccCCCTCTCTCCCGAgtcactctctctccccgatctccgTCCTCAGCTCTTCGTGGCCAGCACCGCCGCTCCCTACGGCCTCGCAAGTCCCCCTGCAAGCGACCCCGAGCTTGCGGCGCTCTGCCTCGCTGCCGAAAGCTTCACTCGTTCCCCCGAGTCTCCCTCTGCCTCGCGCCTCACTCTCTGCCTCCAAGCTGCAGTGACCTCCACCGCTATCCTCTAGGGCATCGCTAGACCCTCAGCTGCCACCTGCAAGCACCCCGTGCATCGTTTCGCCGCCAAGGAGCCGGATCGACGATAGAAGATCCTGCGAGAAGCTCGTCGATGATTCTATCACTTCCGACGCTTTTTGAgctccgatctaggtaagaaTACATTCGAtttgatgttgtgatgtgtgTGAATGGTTTGGTGATTGATTGATGGAGATTTGGGGAAGAATCGGGGGTGGAGGAGAttggagataccgccgccttaggcggcgcgtgggaagGGTGTGAGGTAGCCTAGGGGCGATTTGGAACCGTAGGTAGGTAGAGGAGGAGAAAAGGGAGAGAAAATGGAAGGATTATCtccgggaattgtggaattacgccgagtcaataaggtgagtaaaatctcacatatttacgaatctaccctcgcggtgattcaaaattttgcaagagtatttaataatgaattacaacatgtatacaatttagtggattacatatatactgtataatggtaataagtacatatatatatagttcattatattatatactgttattaattcattagaaatagtcatttcgatgacggaagattgtgtattgagcatgtgtggtgaaatatgacatgtataagatatagtggactatatatgtattgtataaatggtaaataagtacgaatatatatagtttgctatataatatactgttatgattttattgtgattatattgagcatgtgatttgaattgtacaatatgatgtgagattattgtacgtgatttttaacattgagattgttaaaatgtgaattgtcttcggacctaatttttggtacaatatgatgtgagattattgtacgtgtttggcaagtcgaaacctagcctttggccgggcgaaagttacgatacagttagagctctagtctgtctgtcttagtactgcatgtgaggtaacgggtggttatctgctcatgggtactcagattgtttggatgttgggtagcgggtggctatccaatatcggcggtgtattacgagaggggtaacagatgtgtaccagcgttcttggtacccgtattataaatgcatttgggtaaccagaagggttacttaattttctcatgagcgtttcattttaTATTCCTTTGGGACAActagatgggctgtccattgactcatgagggcatttatatttgttgatttgtgatttttcgtatattttgatatgcgaattatattttgattttactcatacgagatataagcttaccgggtttgtgtttacaatcccggtgcaccaattcgatggtgtaggggataattccgcaggtgctgattagtggagattgagtgacgactccggaggctcgaagtcgttcgtatcctgcttgtggtgagattttctagcgaggatttgtgtgtgagaattggtgtggttttaattgtgagagattgtgaggattattacattccatcttatgtaatgttaaattataaatttgggttgtaataattggttttctgagttgtattgagaactcagtgatgatccgctgtgcacttaaatgatttcaatttcattgagattgtttttggtgttctaacgactttggagttttgagtttttttttaaagctcgaaattttagagtCGTTACATTTGCTTTGCAGCAGAACAGAATCCTGGAATGAGTACAGGAGACTCTATTCTCAATCTCATATATTCATATGTACAAAAAGTGTGTAATATGTATATTGCAGCCACCATTCCATCTAATATACTTTGAGCCGGCACCTCCTCAATAAAACAACCTCTTTTCCACAAAAAAAGTGCTAGAGCTATCATATTGTGATTCTATCAATCAGGAAAAAAATGTTTGGGAGTTCCATAAAATCGTAATCAACAGATCCAACTGACATAGACATGCAAATGTAATGATGATCAATTATGGAATCACAAATAAAAGATgaaaagagaaggaaaaagTCTACCTTGAAATATAATGACACAGAATAACAGTAGCGTGAAGATCATGGCAGATATGCCACTTTGCACAGATGATGACTTGGTTGCTTTCGTCTTCTTTGCCGCCTTAATCTGTTCAATTCTCGCACGCTTTCTCCTAGCAAGCTCAACAATCTCCCTAACCAACTTCTGATCAGCAGCATCGAGTAATGGACCTTTCGGAGGTCTTGGCGGCTTCATAGCATTCCTAGAGTTGCTATTCCTGTGCCTCTCATTCTCATATGTTTTTTGTGAAAGTTCCGAACCCCCTCGAATCTCTTCCGAATTCATTTCTACCtttacccccccccccccacattCAATCCTAACTTCGCTATATTCATCGACGCTGCTAGATGATTGAGTGCCACATTTGCACGTAACTGACCCCCTGGAACTCAAAAACACACCCAGATCACTACTCAAGAACGTGCTCTTCGGTCTCTTGCTCCAAAGAAGCTCCAAGTCTGCATTTTCTGGACTAGTCCTCCTGGCCGGCCCTGAGGGAGGGCAAGCCGTGCTCCTGCACTGGCCCAGGgcccaatttgtttttttttttttctgtttgctCATTTCTCGATTaatctccttttctttttctttggcttTCACAATTGCATTGTTTTCAGCAAAATCTCACTTTTTTCATGCTTCCGCCGTCTTATTTTCTCTTAAATTGTTAATCTTCTCATTTCATTATGAAGAAGACTAATAGCAAAAATCAAAGAGTTCGGTTGCCGATTGATGTTCTCCTAAATCAAAATTTCTTTCGATACTACCTCTATAAATGGATAGACTTAATAGTGATCCTTCACAATTATTCTGATATTCTGAATTCAACGGCTTCGGTGTTCAGAGTTTTATATAATcccatatttttctttctaattttaCCAATGaaaaaggttttttttttaaataaataaattgtacAATGGCCCATTTTTTTACCCGTAGGGGGCCTCAAATctctcagggccggccctgctAGTACTGCCTTCACTTTCAAGGTCTAAACTTTGAATATAAGCCATATGAATCTTTCAAAGTACCCCAACTGATCTTAACTGAGCTCCTAAGAAAAACCCTTCTAGTTGTCTTTGTTCATAACAAGCCCAGAATTGTCAAGGAACCACATCCAACTGCAAATTAAAACAGAAGCGGCTCGTTTATCAGCGTAACCTCAAAAGACCAATTCTTTTTTAGTATAAAGAACACAGAAACATGTTCTTCTTGGAAAAATGCAATTAACATATGGAAATGCTCCAaggaataaaataaaaataaaaaccaaacaGTAGATGAACAACAAAACAGAACCCACAAGCTCTTATAGAAGGGAGCTAATGCACACAAGTCTAGATAGTGAGTGAAGTTGCCAATGCCAAGAAAAACAGTATAACAGGTgattatatatagtataacaCTATGTTGCACGGATACGGCAGGCAGAGGCGTGTCGCTGTGTCCGACATGTCCCGACACGCCAATACGACATGATACGCCATTTCGCCGTATCggacacgccacgtggcgtaTCGGAAAAAGTTGACTTTTGGACACGTTGACCGACACGGCTCCATCGTTTAAAACCTAAAAATCTCTCGCAGCCGTTCTACTTCTCTTCTGGCTTTCTCCTTCCTTGCGACTCCTTTCTcatttctccttctccttccttGCTGGATTTCTCCTTGCAACTCCTTTCTCCCTCAGCCTCAGCCTCTGCCCTCAGCCTCAGCCTCAACCTCTAGCCCCAGCCCCAGCCCCAGCCTCCTGCCTCCTGCCCCAGCCCCAGCCCCAGCCTCTGCCTCCAGCCCCAGCCCCTGCCTCCTCCTGCCTCCAGCCCCAGCCTCCAGCCCCCAGCCTCTGCCTCTTTCCCCAGCCCCAGCCCCTGCCCCTGCCCCTGCTCCCGCCCCCTGCCCCCTGCTCCCTACTCCCTGCCTCTGCCTCCCTCAGCCTCAAGCCTCAAGCCGCCAGCTCCCAACTCCCAGCCTCTGCCTCTGCCTCTGCCGACAGCTCTGCGTAAggtaattcaatttttttaaaagtttAGATTATTGAATGGGTATTGAATTGTTGATTGTTGATTGTTGAACTGTTGATATGATTTTAATGGGTAGTATTTGATAGCTCAATTGGGGACTGGGTAGTGTTTGGTAGCTCAATTGGGTAGTGTACTAGTGTTTAATAGCTCAAGTCGAAGTAATTAGATGTGATGATTGAATTGTTGAATACTTTAATAGGATGAGTTCAAGTGCAGCATCAACCGAACCATCGTCCGAACGTAATGTTAGTAGTACAACTGAGGGGGGAAATTTAAGTGCTCCTCTTTGGAAATATGTTATTAAGCATACAgtggttgatgatgatggaaCCGTTGTCAAAGCTGCAGGAGGAAATGTTACCTGGGAATGTAAGTTCTGCCATGTGAGCTTCAATGGGTCACATTCTAGAGTTAGGTCTCATTTTCTTAAAGAGAAGGGCACATGGGTCAGGCTTTGTAGCAAAATAAATGATGAACAGAGTCAAGAAGTACATCATCTTGTAGCCTTTTGTGAGCAAAAGTTGCGGGAGAAAGCTCCTAAGAAAGTTTTTTGCCTCCTTCAAATTTGTCTATGTCAGGAAGTGGAACTTACTTTCCCTTGGAGGAGAGGGATGATGCAAGCAAAAAGAGAAGGGTGGTGAGTCCGCATCTTACTAAAGCTTTCAAGATTGAAGAGAGGCAACAATGTGATGCCGAAGTTGCAAGATTGTTTTACACTAGTGGATTACCGTTCAATGTTGCAAGAAATCCTTATTACCAAGGCTCTTACCTTCGTGCTTCACACATTCCAGGTTATACTCCCCCGAGGTACAATGCATTGAGGACCACTCTTCTTGATGATGAGAGGCGCCACATTGAACGGGTGCTTCAACCTGTTAAGAAGACGTGGAAGGAGACCGGTGTGAGCTTGTGTTCCGATGGGTGGACCGATGATCAATGGAGGCCATTGATCAATATGATGGCTGCTTCCACCAATGGGGATATTATGTTAAAGGCAATAAATTGTGAAGGCCAATATAAAGACAAGCATGAAATTAGTAGATTGCTTTTGGAATCCATCAATGAGATATGTGCCGAACATGTGGTTCAAGTGGTGACTGATAATGCCCCTGTGTGCGCTGCTGCCGGTGCAATAGTTGAGACTACACATCCACATATATTTTggacaccgtgtgtggttcaTACTCTCAATCTTGTTTTGAAGGATATATTGAAGGCAAAGTCACATGACCCGGGTGAGAGTGTAGAGAAAGAGTTGGGGTGGCTTACTGAAAGTGTTGTCAATGATGTGTGGTTTGTCAAGAACTTTATCATGAACCATGGCATGCATTTGTCTATGTATAATGATCATTGTGCCTTGAAGTTGCTCACTATTGCGGAGACAAGATTTGCCTCTCATTTTGTGATGCTTAAAAGGTTTAAAGAGGTGAAGAGTGGCTTGCAAGCTATGGTTATTAGTCTAAGATGGGACATGTATAAGGAAGACGATGTCAATAAGGCAAAAGCGGTGAAGAAGATGCTTATTGAAGAAAGGCTATGGGACCAAATTGATTTCATAGTTGCATTCATGGGTCCTATATATGAGATGATAAGGATGACGGATTTGGATAGACCTTGTCTTCACTTGGTTTATGAGTGGTGGGATGTGATGATTGAGAAAGTGAGGAATGCAATTTATAAGCCGGAATTTGCAAGTGTCTTAGCGGAGAAGGATGTAGAGGTAGATCGATTCTATGATGTGGTGTACTCCATCTTAATACATAGGTGGACTAGGAGTTCTACCTCTCTTTATTGCTTAGCacactgataggagcacaaagtgtgacgttctgaatgtttatatgccatattcttatgctttgttacttcttatttagttgttttaggttcataattgtcatttgtatgttctaaagagagctatttcgaattttgaatgaattgatgatgaaattgtgctaagtgttagaactccttattgagctaggattccttactcgactatgattctactttcctattttcattctttcctattccttaatcgacgatttcttttcaggaaagacaaatcatatttggaaaggaagaagagatgccgagatgcattcctagttgaacaaggaaatcatgttcgagttgaagaaggagaagaggaggccggcctagctactcctagttggaccaagaatgttgccgtgcagcccttaagagatctccctattggtcttggtttcctacatcaagttggatatggagtacatgaatcaaaatccataacaaagaggatttcagtttcccaattggtttctatctccttatGGGACGGCCAGATGgcttcctagactcctatatatagagggtcggcctccccatattttgatcatcaaccttgcacacgaagcacaagccatagctctgccgaaatACTCTTCCATCCTCCAAGAAATCTTAAAACCGAAATTCATCCTTTTTCATCCTTTGGATTCGAAGCAAGTAGCCTAGGATCTTCGTTTGCTTGGAATAAACCCCGTAGgatt
This genomic interval from Argentina anserina chromosome 1, drPotAnse1.1, whole genome shotgun sequence contains the following:
- the LOC126803289 gene encoding uncharacterized protein LOC126803289, whose protein sequence is MNSEEIRGGSELSQKTYENERHRNSNSRNAMKPPRPPKGPLLDAADQKLVREIVELARRKRARIEQIKAAKKTKATKSSSVQSGISAMIFTLLLFCVIIFQGISSTTVPNIKTQRSPEPAVATAREVTLLHYPQSTILHSSFENSAKNQNPRSNPTENELKM
- the LOC126803298 gene encoding uncharacterized protein LOC126803298, whose product is MSGSGTYFPLEERDDASKKRRVVSPHLTKAFKIEERQQCDAEVARLFYTSGLPFNVARNPYYQGSYLRASHIPGYTPPRYNALRTTLLDDERRHIERVLQPVKKTWKETGVSLCSDGWTDDQWRPLINMMAASTNGDIMLKAINCEGQYKDKHEISRLLLESINEICAEHVVQVVTDNAPVCAAAGAIVETTHPHIFWTPCVVHTLNLVLKDILKAKSHDPGESVEKELGWLTESVVNDVWFVKNFIMNHGMHLSMYNDHCALKLLTIAETRFASHFVMLKRFKEVKSGLQAMVISLRWDMYKEDDVNKAKAVKKMLIEERLWDQIDFIVAFMGPIYEMIRMTDLDRPCLHLVYEWWDVMIEKVRNAIYKPEFASVLAEKDVEVDRFYDVVYSILIHRWTRSSTSLYCLAH